A part of Numenius arquata chromosome 16, bNumArq3.hap1.1, whole genome shotgun sequence genomic DNA contains:
- the CASTOR1 gene encoding cytosolic arginine sensor for mTORC1 subunit 1 — MDLHILEHRVRVLSLARRGLWLYTHPLLKLLFLPQRCRCKFFSLTETPEDYTIMLDEEGFKELPPSEFMQVADSTWLVLSVVSNGRAPSGCQATGVTKIARSVIAPLAEHHVSVLMLSTYQTDFILVRERDLPVVIHTLAGEFDIYKEESGECVPVTCDDVSNGFLKPKQAASPTLHPVQSPQTRFCVLTVAPDTLPAIATMLIDVLFYSHSPPREAGAGSQDLDSITFFAFSLIEGYISIVMDAETQKRFPSDLLLTSSTGELWRMVRIGGQPLGFDECGIVAQIAEPLAAADISAYYISTFNFDHALVPEEGIAEVIQLLQQRQESGR; from the exons ATGGACCTGCACATCCTGGAGCACCGGGTGCGGGTGCTGAGCCTGGCCCGCCGCGGGCTCTGGCTCTACACCCACCCGCTGCTCaagctgctcttcctcccccagCGCTGCAG GTGCAAGTTCTTCAGCCTGACGGAGACCCCCGAGGACTACACCATCATGCTGGACGAAGAGGGCTTCAAAG AGCTGCCGCCCTCTGAGTTCATGCAGGTGGCGGATTCGACGTGGCTGGTGCTCAGCGTCGTCTCCAACGGCCGGGCACCCTCCGGCTGCCAGGCCACCGGTGTCACCAAGATCGCCAGGTCGGTCATCGCGCCGCTGGCCGAGCACCATGTCTCAGTGCTTATGCTCTCCACCTACCAGACCGACTTCATCCTG GTGCGGGAGCGGGACCTGCCGGTGGTGATCCACACGCTGGCGGGGGAGTTCGACATCTACAAGGAGGAGAGTGGCGAGTGCGTCCCTGTCACCTGCGATGACGTGAGCAACGGCTTTCTCAAGCCCAAGCAGG CCGCCAGCCCCACGCTGCACCCCGTGCAGAGCCCCCAGACCCGCTTCTGCGTCCTGACTGTGGCCCCTGACACGCTGCCCGCCATCGCCACCATGCTCATCGATGTCCTCTTCTACTCCCACAG CCCCCCGAGGGAGGCTGGCGCCGGCAGCCAGGACCTCGACTCCATCACCTTCTTCGCCTTCTCCCTCATCGAGGGCTACATCTCCATCGTGATGGACGCCGAAACCCAGAAGCG GTTCCCCAGCGACCTCCTGCTGACCAGCTCGACGGGGGAGCTGTGGCGAATGGTGCGGATCGGCGGGCAGCCCCTCGGCTTTG ACGAGTGTGGCATCGTGGCGCAGATCGCTGAGCCGCTGGCTGCCGCCGACATATCGGCGTATTACATCAGCACCTTCAACTTCGATCACGCCTTG gtCCCCGAGGAGGGCATCGCTGAGGtcatccagctgctgcagcagcgcCAGGAGAGTGGCAGATAG